The segment GCAGCGACTCCCATGCAAGCCATTGGCTTTCCACCGGCCCCATAAGCAACGCCAAGCCCGACCGCACCATCATCCCACCGAGAAACTCCGTCGCTTGATTTACCGCGAAACCACATTTGGTTGGCACGCAGGTCGTTGGCAACAAAAACTTCGTTACCAGGCTGGCCGTCCAGGTCCGTGACCAACAGGGCAAGCCCGGGACGAAAAGCGTCATCAGTTTGGTTGCCAAGCGGCGATGCAAGCATCGAACCGTCACCGACCGAAACCAACAGGCGATCCATCGCTGGTTTGAACTGCAATGGCCCGGGTAACGATTTTGGTTTTCCATCGGCCCCGTATCGGATCGGTTCGAAGATAGCGGGATCATCAAGATAGTTGATCTCGATAATGTCCGGCAAACCGTCGCCCGTTAAATCAGCGATTGCCAAGCTGCTGGTGTAGGCAACTTGGTCGCGAAGTGCTGAATTCTGGTCGGTACGAAATGTCCCATCACCTTGGTTGATCAGCAGCCTATTGTGTCCAACACTACCGATCAACAAATCGGCGAAGCCGTCTTGGTTCCAATCGCCTGCCGAGACGCCTACGGTGTATCCGCGATCGTCCGAATAAGAACTTGAAACTACACCGACAAATTCATCTCCAAGATTACGAAACAATTCGTTCGGATGATCAGATCGGCCATCGGGCGGTGTCGTGCCTGCTTGCGCGAAATAAAAATCGACGGCACCATCGCAATCAAAATCTAAGCAGGCGACGCCACCGCCGAACGCTTGAAAGATCTGAAACTCGCGTTCGACAGGCTCGGCCGCGTTGAGGTACCGAAACGTCAATCGCTTCTGCTCAGCGACGTTCTTAAAATTGGGCGTTGTCACCGAAAGGCCGGACGGGATCGACGACTGCTTGGTCCAGTGCTTGCTGTTGAGCTGGGTTGGATCCTTCGAACGAATTTCGGCTAACCACATCGACGCCACATCCTCAATTGGGCTTACCCATCCGCACTGGATTTCAGTTTCGTCGTAACCCATTGGAAAGCGGCTGAGCACTTGTGCCTTGTATTGTGGGATCAAACGCAGTTGCTCTGAATCAGGCGAAAAACTCGAAATGGCCAACTCTTGCCACGCAACGGCTTCAAGCGGGCGCCCGATGTTGGCGAGCTGAGTTGCAATGTCCACGAAGGCCCGTGGCGTGGGAGAAGCAGATCCACGCAGTTCCCTGACATCGCGTGCGATGCTATCCAGTTCGGTCAACCGATTTCGAAACGGCTTCGCCAATTCTAGTTTTCCTTCTTCCTCGAGTGACTGAACGATGCCATAGAACGCGTCAATACTACCAGGCTCTCGCTGGATTGCCCTGATGAAGCACTCGATCGCGACTTCTTTGTCTTGACGCCGAGCCAGCGTTCCACATGCGATCCAGTAATCGGGATACCGCTGGCATGACTGTGGCGTCGTAGCCGCCCAGGCCTCCAATTCGTCAAACAACTGCGCATCAGCGAGCGTCCGACCATAAAGCGAAACGGCCGCCAGACTGCGATGGTCGACCAACCAACCGCTAGCGTCCAAACATGCGAGCGCCTCGCGGGGATTTCCGTTAATCCGCAATGCCGACGCCACACGGATCACATACGGGTCCAGGGTGCCGGTATCGACAGTCGCCGTTACAGGATCCGGCGCCCCATTCCTCGATCGCGTCGGGAACACCAAACCAACGAGTTCTTCAAGACTCAGTCCCGTGTGCCCCATCATCGATCGAACGTGTTGGTTAGCATCATGCGAGAGACCTTGTTGGTCTAAGATCTTGACCAGCAGCCGGCGAGCTTCGTCGAATTCGGGCGACACCTTTAGCAGTGCTTCAAGCCTCGCTGTCGCTGCCAGTGCTTCACCGTCTTGGTACTGAATACTTGCGGCGTGTGCGTCGTAGTCATCCCGGCGTGAAGGATCAAGCAATTTTAATCGATCAAGAATGTTTACGGCGGCACCGGCATCTTTGCGATGAATCATCACTCGCAACATCAGCGCGTTGGCCGCTACGCTATCGGGATCCTCGATCAACAGATTTCGCACCGCATCGAATGCCTGATCCATCGCACCGTTCTGGACCAATTGCGATGCGTTTTGGAGACGCCGCGATCTTGAGATTGCCAAGGATGGCGAATCGACAACCGATGCGTCGGATCCAAACGATGGCGTGGAGTCCTGAATTTTACCAGGCTCGGTTTGCGTAACCTGCTTCGTAATCGGAGGCGATGGCTTACATCCAGCGAAAAGAAAAACGCATGAAAATGCAAACGCGATACTGGGAGAATGTCGTTGAAAAACTGACCGCATTGATGTTCCCTCAGTCTACAATCCATCGTCGCATCTCCACGAGCGATTTGAGTGATTTCATGATAGCCCTACGCCAGTTGCGACGGAACATGCACGACCAAGTTGAGAGAGTTAAGTCATCATCGAATCGCATTCGCCAGCTTGTTTTTTTGAGTGCGTGGGTTGCAGCGGCCTTGCTGGCCGGGTGCTCTCAAAAGCCTGCTACGAAATCAAACGCTTCCGCGAATACGACAACGGATGCTGACAACACAGCTGAAGCCCCACCGATGGTGCCAACGCCCCCCCAGGTGCCCGAAGCACCGGCGCCGATGCTTGCTCGCCAGCAGCAAGTTGATAACGCAGTTGCGGCGCAAGGTGCGGGCGAGACTGACCAAGCTGTCCGACTTTTACGCGACCTGCTGGTTCGCAATCCTCAAGACTATGAGGTCCTGTTTCACTTAGCCAATACGCTCGCCCTTCAAGGTAAATATGACCAAGGAATTGAACTACTAAGCGAGATTCCAACGGATCATCCGGACGCCGGATTGCCGGCGCTGGGTGTTTCGGCAGGCTGGTGCCTGAACGTCGGTCGGTACCGTGAAGCAGAAAATCGTTATCGTAAAATGCTTGAAATCGATCCGACGATCAACTTGGTACGACGATCGCTAGCGTATCTACTGAACCGGCAAGGGCGACGGCACGAGGCGAACCTGTTGATCCGCGAACTGTGCCGATCTGGTGACGTGATGCAAGACGAATTGCACGCGTTGATCGTCGAAGCCGACGCGATTTACGACGCACCGGGAACGCCGCCCGCCGACGGGACTCGCCCGTACTGGCCGATCGGACCGGGTGGGCAAGCTCGGCATTTGTTCACGGAGAAAAAGTACCGCGAAGCCGCTGAGCTTGTGCGTCCTGTGATCGAGTTG is part of the Rubripirellula reticaptiva genome and harbors:
- a CDS encoding FG-GAP-like repeat-containing protein, yielding MDQAFDAVRNLLIEDPDSVAANALMLRVMIHRKDAGAAVNILDRLKLLDPSRRDDYDAHAASIQYQDGEALAATARLEALLKVSPEFDEARRLLVKILDQQGLSHDANQHVRSMMGHTGLSLEELVGLVFPTRSRNGAPDPVTATVDTGTLDPYVIRVASALRINGNPREALACLDASGWLVDHRSLAAVSLYGRTLADAQLFDELEAWAATTPQSCQRYPDYWIACGTLARRQDKEVAIECFIRAIQREPGSIDAFYGIVQSLEEEGKLELAKPFRNRLTELDSIARDVRELRGSASPTPRAFVDIATQLANIGRPLEAVAWQELAISSFSPDSEQLRLIPQYKAQVLSRFPMGYDETEIQCGWVSPIEDVASMWLAEIRSKDPTQLNSKHWTKQSSIPSGLSVTTPNFKNVAEQKRLTFRYLNAAEPVEREFQIFQAFGGGVACLDFDCDGAVDFYFAQAGTTPPDGRSDHPNELFRNLGDEFVGVVSSSYSDDRGYTVGVSAGDWNQDGFADLLIGSVGHNRLLINQGDGTFRTDQNSALRDQVAYTSSLAIADLTGDGLPDIIEINYLDDPAIFEPIRYGADGKPKSLPGPLQFKPAMDRLLVSVGDGSMLASPLGNQTDDAFRPGLALLVTDLDGQPGNEVFVANDLRANQMWFRGKSSDGVSRWDDGAVGLGVAYGAGGKPMACMGVAAADFDQNGRLDLHVSNFEDEWSNQYMQTTSGTFEDCVVSYKLDVVTRKMLGFGTQAIDYDNDTVWDLIVGNGHIEDQTDKGSMFAMPTQVLAGRSDGFLLQQCAGDDDYWNSAHFTRGMAKCDFNRDGLVDVVATDLKKDVVLLQNQTVTDNHWLQLELVGTSSERDAVGARVTIEFKSKALVQAVQTGDGYLSKNESALFVGLGKADSIDQVRVLWPSGIQSVYRDLACDHRWLLVEDQADACLAW